A genomic window from Aricia agestis chromosome 8, ilAriAges1.1, whole genome shotgun sequence includes:
- the LOC121729369 gene encoding ommochrome-binding protein-like — translation MYFFLALFFMCLTTPLLAHDNNTKCEEIEVRGVPHRKIVLGKGINRPYQLAYDQKDHKVFYSYNTGEDDEDSFAIGYIEKNHTRHNGTEEVENGFAVAINHKDNIIYFGGSGGVYEHHLNKKDSKIENIDKTHNVWDMFFKKHLYFINFPFQHLYKYDHEKKKFQRQRHIHEKIYQFAIDGDDDVFLTNETGLYIIKNGTDHRNYIEGPKVYRAIEINNKGEAYFSGQNGIYVAHKHNNTLHKIAHVKNIFGITFDHDDHIIYSDPHEIVKLLPEKC, via the coding sequence atgtatttttttctggCTCTCTTTTTCATGTGTTTGACGACACCGCTGCTGGCACACGACAATAACACTAAATGCGAGGAGATAGAAGTGAGGGGCGTACCACACAGGAAGATCGTCCTCGGCAAAGGCATCAACCGACCGTACCAGCTCGCGTACGACCAGAAGGACCACAAGGTGTTCTACAGCTACAACACGGGCGAGGACGACGAGGACTCCTTCGCCATCGGCTACATAGAGAAAAACCACACCAGACACAACGGCACCGAGGAGGTCGAAAACGGATTCGCCGTAGCCATCAACCACAAAGACAACATCATATACTTCGGAGGCAGCGGGGGCGTGTACGAGCACCATCTGAACAAGAAAGACAGCAAAATAGAAAACATAGACAAGACGCACAACGTCTGGGACATGTTTTTCAAGAAGCACCTCTACTTCATCAACTTTCCGTTCcaacatctgtacaaatacgaCCACGAGAAGAAGAAGTTCCAACGGCAGAGGCATATACACGAGAAGATTTATCAGTTCGCGATAGACGGAGATGATGACGTATTTCTGACCAACGAAACGGGGTTGTACATTATCAAAAACGGCACGGACCATCGAAACTACATCGAAGGGCCGAAGGTATATAGGGCaatcgaaataaataataaaggcgAGGCGTACTTCTCCGGACAGAACGGTATATACGTGGCTCATAAGCACAACAATACTTTGCACAAGATAGCCCACGTCAAGAACATTTTCGGTATTACCTTCGACCATGACGACCACATCATATACTCCGACCCCCATGAAATTGTCAAGCTCTTACCAGAAAAGTGTTAA